The DNA sequence ACTAACTCTTGTTTTTATAGCCTACAGATTAATAAAAAAGTGCTTTGACAGAAAAATTGCCTTGCTGTATTTATTGTTAGTTTTGATAGATCCTTTTTTTCTTTTTTATACGCGACAATTTCATGTGGATGTACTTTTTTCTTCTTTCTCATTGATAGGAGTTCTCTATACATATTTGTTTATAAATTCTAAATCCGAAATCCTAAATTCTAAATTTAGATACCTCCTTCTTTCGGCAGTGTTTTTTGGTTTGGCGTTTCTATCTAAATCTCCAGCAATTGTAATCGCCTTTGGATGTGGATTGGCTATTCTAATTAAAGGAATGTTCGTAGATAAAAAGGTAGGGCAAACTCTAAAATCCTGTGTGATATTTTCCTTGATACTTTTGGCAACCTACCTTATCGTCTTTCCTGCCAACTGGGTAAATCCAGTAGAGGTAACAAGGCAAATCATTCACGATTCCTTAGAGAACACAGATAAAATAAGCTCGGTGTATATTATTAATCACGCCGATTCTAATTTTGGCGATAAATTCTATCTGTTAGTATTTCTCTTTAGATTTTCTCCATTTCTCGTCGCGGGAATCCTATTTTTAACCGTAAGATATTTCTCATCGTTTGTTATCAGAACAATACAAAAAGGGACGATCCCGACTATGTCGGGTTCGTCCCTAATGAAGTTCCTACCTTTTTCCGGATATCTTATTTTACTTGCCTTGCTTTTTGAAGACAACAAACTCTACGAGCGCTACCTTCTCCCTTTTGTATTACCGTTAACATTGCTCGTTGCTTATAAAATTGCTCCCCGTATAAAAACCTCTCTTATTAAACCTGCTACCATTTTCTCCCTTGTAGTATTTTCTTTTTACCAAATCTTTGTTATTGCCCCAAACTTTATTGTCTATCCTACTCTTTTTGCTACACGAAACATACAAATGAAACTCTTTATAGAACTTGGAGGTTGCGAATCGATGCTTTACAATGTGGCATCGGATATTAATAACATTGAAGGGAATGATGACGACACCTACTCTATTGGCATTGGAGGAACTTACAAAGGTTGTTTAAAACCCTACACAATCGGGGTTGTGGATGACATGGCAGAGTATGTAAGACGCAAAACGCCACTTAACGAATACCCAAAATATTTAGTTTTATTTAAAACTGACAATAGATGGCTAGAAAGCCCCTACATTATGAGCGCTTACAATCTAATTAACACCTATTACATCTCCACTACACCAATTTACTACTTGTACCAAAAGAAAATCTAAAACCTAAAAAGCAAAATGTCCCCAAAATCTAGGTTAATAACCATTTCCAAACAGGCGTAAGACTAATTTCCTTGTCTCCAATTGTCTCCAACCCCTCTTGATCGTAAGTTAATATCTGTAGATTATTACACGAAAGCTCCTTTCCAGCGGTAATTAAAGCTGAAATTTCCCTATCTTTTGTTTTTTTATCCGAAATATCGTAACAAACTTGAATTAGTTGTCTTTTGTTTAAATAAAAATCTACTTCCTTGTTATTATCAGTTTTATAAGAAAAAACTTCAAAATTTGGTCTAGCTCCACGCCTTAGTAGCTCCAAAAAAACCATGTTTTCTAAAAACTTTCCGTAATCGTAAGAAAATTGAAAAGCCTGGGCATCTGCCACACCAGTATCAATTAAATATGCTTTTTTTGGTGATCTTATTTGCTCCTTAACTTTGTGAGAATACCTGTTTAATACACAAATTAAAAAAGCAGAAACAGAAAAATCAACATATTTTTTAGTAGTATGCAAACTAGAAATCCCCAAAGAAAATTGTAATTTTCTGTAGCTAAATTCCGAAGAAAAATTAGAAAATAGATAAAAAATCAAATCTCTAACTTCTTGTGGATTACGAACTTTGTACCTAGAAACGATATCGTTTAAGATAACAGAATCAATAAGAGAAGACAGATATACTTTGGGACTCAAATTCTGCATTACGAGTTCAGGAAAACCACCAGATTTTAGATAATCGTCAAAGTTATCTTTCAATAAAGGACTTAAACCCCCGCGGTCTATCTCTTTAGCCAAAAGAAATTCTTTAAAACTAAACGGCATAATTTTTATCTCGACAAATCTACCTGTTAAGTGAGTGGACAACTCTTGACTTAATAGGTTAGCGTTAGATCCCGTCAGAAATATATTGTATCCCCGTCTTTGTAGACCATTCACAAATAACTCCCAGTCGAGCAGGTTTTGTATTTCATCTAAAAATACAATCTTTGTATTTGGATAGACGCTAAACAAAGCTTCTTCTAACTTACTATGATTTTTACATCCCTTTATAATAGCGTTATCAAAATTGGCGTAGGCAAAAGATTTACCTTTAAGAAGCAACAAACAAAAAGTCGATTTCCCCGATCTTCTTGGTCCGGTCACAACTTTAATTAAAGTTTTTTCGACAAGGTTTTTAGCATCGGCGGTTTTTTCTCTTTCTATAATACTTGTATTCAGAATAGAATTAATATCGTTTTTTTGCTTAAAAAGCTCGTTTTTGATCATTTTAATAGTCATAATGCACAAAAAACAGTTTTTTGTTCAATAAATTACACTTTTTATGTTAAACCAACTAGTTTTGGTTGTCAAATCTATACCCATCTTATGCTAGTTTTAAACCCGTAGGGTTGTTAAAGTGGCTTAGATAGGTATATACTCGT is a window from the Patescibacteria group bacterium genome containing:
- a CDS encoding glycosyltransferase family 39 protein, translating into MKNVRNIIFWSVLTILALIPRMYFLGRDFYSIDSNRWFRRAVNFQHAFLNGDFAGTYQKQHPGVTTMWLGGTAYRALTVIYPKLTGHILDENIPNDFVTINFVVKLSQVLATLTLVFIAYRLIKKCFDRKIALLYLLLVLIDPFFLFYTRQFHVDVLFSSFSLIGVLYTYLFINSKSEILNSKFRYLLLSAVFFGLAFLSKSPAIVIAFGCGLAILIKGMFVDKKVGQTLKSCVIFSLILLATYLIVFPANWVNPVEVTRQIIHDSLENTDKISSVYIINHADSNFGDKFYLLVFLFRFSPFLVAGILFLTVRYFSSFVIRTIQKGTIPTMSGSSLMKFLPFSGYLILLALLFEDNKLYERYLLPFVLPLTLLVAYKIAPRIKTSLIKPATIFSLVVFSFYQIFVIAPNFIVYPTLFATRNIQMKLFIELGGCESMLYNVASDINNIEGNDDDTYSIGIGGTYKGCLKPYTIGVVDDMAEYVRRKTPLNEYPKYLVLFKTDNRWLESPYIMSAYNLINTYYISTTPIYYLYQKKI
- a CDS encoding ATP-binding protein, with product MTIKMIKNELFKQKNDINSILNTSIIEREKTADAKNLVEKTLIKVVTGPRRSGKSTFCLLLLKGKSFAYANFDNAIIKGCKNHSKLEEALFSVYPNTKIVFLDEIQNLLDWELFVNGLQRRGYNIFLTGSNANLLSQELSTHLTGRFVEIKIMPFSFKEFLLAKEIDRGGLSPLLKDNFDDYLKSGGFPELVMQNLSPKVYLSSLIDSVILNDIVSRYKVRNPQEVRDLIFYLFSNFSSEFSYRKLQFSLGISSLHTTKKYVDFSVSAFLICVLNRYSHKVKEQIRSPKKAYLIDTGVADAQAFQFSYDYGKFLENMVFLELLRRGARPNFEVFSYKTDNNKEVDFYLNKRQLIQVCYDISDKKTKDREISALITAGKELSCNNLQILTYDQEGLETIGDKEISLTPVWKWLLT